From the genome of Periplaneta americana isolate PAMFEO1 chromosome 15, P.americana_PAMFEO1_priV1, whole genome shotgun sequence, one region includes:
- the LOC138715057 gene encoding protein FAM136A isoform X3: MVEEQRSRVEQAMNKMVNEIDMKHLRRMQGAMHRCAAKCCDNNDLSVERVHHCVENCSVELNNAQKYVQGEFEHLQNRLQRCVMQCNDEIRDKIGPNSTDAEMSQHTLAFERCAAKCVDSHLGLIPTIMKKMSEVLSQGKYQKQ, encoded by the exons ATGGTTGAGGAACAGAGATCACGTGTAGAACAAGCTATGAATAAAATGGTGAATGAAATTGATATGAAACACCTACGAAGAATGCAg GGTGCTATGCATCGCTGTGCGGCCAAATGTTGCGATAATAATGATCTGTCAGTCGAACGTGTACACCACTGCGTAGAAAACTGCTCGGTAGAGCTTAACAATGCACAGAAATATGTTCAAGGGGAGTTTGAACATTTACAA AATAGGTTGCAGAGGTGTGTAATGCAGTGCAACGACGAGATCCGAGATAAGATCGGTCCGAACTCCACTGATGCAGAA ATGAGTCAGCACACACTGGCATTCGAGAGATGCGCGGCCAAGTGTGTGGACAGCCATTTGGGACTGATACCAACCATTATGAAAAAGATGTCCGAAGTGCTGTCGCAAGGGAAATACCAGAAACAATGA
- the LOC138715057 gene encoding protein FAM136A isoform X6 produces the protein MHRCAAKCCDNNDLSVERVHHCVENCSVELNNAQKYVQGEFEHLQNRLQRCVMQCNDEIRDKIGPNSTDAEMSQHTLAFERCAAKCVDSHLGLIPTIMKKMSEVLSQGKYQKQ, from the exons ATGCATCGCTGTGCGGCCAAATGTTGCGATAATAATGATCTGTCAGTCGAACGTGTACACCACTGCGTAGAAAACTGCTCGGTAGAGCTTAACAATGCACAGAAATATGTTCAAGGGGAGTTTGAACATTTACAA AATAGGTTGCAGAGGTGTGTAATGCAGTGCAACGACGAGATCCGAGATAAGATCGGTCCGAACTCCACTGATGCAGAA ATGAGTCAGCACACACTGGCATTCGAGAGATGCGCGGCCAAGTGTGTGGACAGCCATTTGGGACTGATACCAACCATTATGAAAAAGATGTCCGAAGTGCTGTCGCAAGGGAAATACCAGAAACAATGA